The sequence below is a genomic window from Streptococcus oralis.
CTTTGCTGCTGGTGCCTTTGGATTAGTTATCGCAAACAATGCCTCTATCTCGGGCGCTGAAGGTGGCTGCCAGGCCGAGGTTGGCTCTGCCTCTGCCATGAGTGCCGCAGCCTTGACCTTGGCTGCAGGTGGAAGCCCCTATCAGGCTAGTCAAGCCATTGCCTTTGTCATTAAAAATATGCTGGGCCTCATCTGTGACCCTGTCGCTGGTTTGGTCGAGGTTCCCTGTGTTAAGCGCAATGCTATGGGAGCCAGCTTTGCCTTTATCGCGGCAGATATGGCCTTGGCAGGTATCGAGTCTAAGATTCCTGTTGACGAAGTCATAGATGCCATGTACCAAGTCGGATCCAGCCTCCCAACTGCCTTCCGAGAAACGGCTGAGGGTGGACTCGCTGCCACACCTACTGGTCGTCGCCTACAAAAAGAAATCTTCGGAGAATAAACCTCATCTAATAGGAGAAACTATGTCATCAATCTCAGCCATCTTTTTCGATCTAGACGGAACACTCGTTGACAGTTCTATCGGGATCCACAATTCCTTTACTCATACCTTTGAACAACTGGGAGTCCCGACTCCTGATGCTAAAACCATTCGTGGTTTCATGGGTCCACCGCTTGAAACTAGCTTTGCAACTTGTCTCCCAAAGGAGCAAATCTCGGAAGCTGTTCAAACCTACCGTTCTTACTACAAGAAAAAAGGGATCCACGAAGCGCAACTCTTCCCCCGAATAACGGAATTGCTTCAAGAACTCTCGCAAAACTATCCTCTCTACATCACCACTACAAAGAATACTCCTACTGCTCATGATATGACTAAAAATCTGGGAATTCATCATTTCTTTGATGGCATTTACGGTTCTAGTCCTGAAACACTACACAAGGCGGATGTCATCCGTTATGCCTTGCAGACACATCAACTCCCTGCAGACCAAGTCCTCATCATCGGGGATACTAAGTTTGATATGATCGGAGCTCAAGAAACTGGCATTAAAAAGTTCGCTGTCACTTGGGGATTTGGAGAAGAAGCTGATTTACTCAGCTATCATCCTGACTGGATTGCCCATACAATCGATGATATCATCAGTCAGCTATAACAAGCTAATAGCTTCAAACTACAGAGTAAAAAGACCAAGGTTCTGTCTACACAAAACCTTGGTCTTTGATTTATGATCAATTACATGAGTCACTCTTACTCAGCATGGGTTGTCTCATTTGCAAAGGAAATGATGGCTTCTTTGAGCTCATCTCCGCTGAGTGAACGGAACTCCTCAATTTTCTGATTGATGGCTTCTAGTGGCATGACATTTACCTTACCAACGAAAATCTTGTCCATGACTTGGTTATCAACCAATTCGGTCGAAACCAAGAGTTCTTCATAGAGTTTTTCACCTGGGCGAATCCCAACTTCAACGATTGGAATTTCACTTTCTGTGTGTCCGCTTAGAAGCACCATTTTCTTAGCCAAGTCATAGATCTTAACTGGTTTGCCCATATCGAGGATAAAGACTTCTCCGTCCTTGGCATAAGCGCCAGCATGGATTACCAGACGGCTGGCCTCTGGAATGGTCATGAAGTAACGTGTCATACGGAAGTCTGTCACTGTTACAGGGCCGCCTTCAGCAATCTGACGTTCAAAGACAGGAATCACACTACCACGACTACCGAGAACATTCCCAAAACGAACTGCACAGTAGGTTGATTTGCTACGTTGGTTAAAGCCAGTGACAATCAATTCTGCCACGCGCTTGGTTGCGCCCATAACATTCGGTGGATTGACCGCCTTGTCAGTCGAAATCATGACCATCTTAGGTACTTTGGCTGCATCAACAGCCTTGGCAACATTATAGGTTCCAAGGATATTGTTCTTGAAGGCTTCTTTTGGATTGCGTTCCATCATCGGAACGTGTTTGTGGGCTGCAGCATGGTAAACGATGGCTGGTTTATACTGTTCAAACACTTGTAGAAGACGATCATAGTCCTGAATATCTGCAATAACAGGAACATAATCAATCCCTTGGAATGTACGGATCAATTCATGATAAACGAGATAGATTGAATTTTCACCATGGCCCAGCAAAATCACGCGTTCAGGATTGAAGCGACTGACCTGACGACAAATCTCTGAACCAATCGAACCGCCGGCTCCTGTCACCAAGATGGTCTTGCCTGTAAGCTCTGCACCAAGACGCGATTCGTCAAGACGAATTTCCTGACGGCCCAAAAGGTCTGTGATATCAATTTTCTGGAAACCACTACCTGGTTGATGGAGCCCTTGAACAACTGTCTCAACCTTAGGCATCTTGTAACATTTGACGCCTAGCTTATTACACATCTGCAAGATGCGTTCGTACTCTGACGGATCAAGCGAAGGAATGGCTACGATGACGCGCTCGATTTGGTGGCGTTTGGCCAATTCAGGCAGATTATCATAAGAACCCAAAACGGAAATTCCACCTAGTTTTTGTCCCTTTTTCTTCTCATCATTATCCAAAATTCCCACTAACTCAAGGTCACTAGTTGGGTGTTGGTAGCTGTTCATAAAGAGGGCCCCACCATCACCAGCACCAATCAAGAAAGTACGGCGGTGTTCGCCCTCTCCACTTCCCTGCTTGCGCTTAGAATAAATCAACTGCCAAGTGATACGAGGGAGTAAGATCAGGAAGGTACTCAATAAGATAAAGAGTATGATGAACCGGATAGAAAATAGAGGAAGAAAAGCGTAGCAAAGTCCGTAAGAGACAATGCTGCTGACGGTTACGCCAAAAAAGATTTTTAAGAAATCTGTGATTTTACTATAGCGACTAATACTCGCATTGAGCCCCCAAAATCCAATCATGATTTGATAGAAGAGGAAAGCCAAACCAGTATAGATAACATAGTCCACAGGCGCTGGGTTAATCAAGCCATAAAAGAGAATGTAAGACACGATGATGGAAACCACCATACTAATAATATCAAATACACCCCAAAATACTTGTTTTTGCTGTTTATTTAAAATTTCAACCAGATCAATCACGTAATCTGTTAGTTTTTTATTCATAGGAATTTACTCTTTCTTAAAAGAATTTAAACATATATTGTTATTATAACATTTTTGGGCTATTTTATCTTTTACAATACTATTTATTTTTTCTTAATAATTTTACAAAAATAAACTGACGTACAAAGCCTGGACAAAGTGCAACAATGACCTGAATGGCAATGCTTTTCGCATATTCCATGTAGGAAATTTGCCCTCTTTCAAGCATACGCTGACGAGCTTGGCGATAGAGTTTGAGGTAGCGCAAACCACCTCGACGCTCAAACATCCCTGCACCGACACGAACCTGACACAAGATTTGATCCAAGTTTCCAGTCTTGGCACCTGCGGCAATCATATTGAGCCAGAGGAGGTCGTCCTCCATATAAAGTCCGTCTTCGTAGTTACCTGCCTTGAGAACCATATCCTTTTTGAACATGACTGTCATGTGGTTAAAGGCGCTTCTCATTCTCTGATAGGCCACAATGTCTGCGTGCTGAGTTGGAACACGACGATAAGACACAATCTCGTCAGGATTGTCAATAAATTCTGCAATATGTCCGCCTAAGAGATCGAGATCTTCTTTCTCCATTAGCTGAAGCTGTTTCTCAAAACGATCCGGAACAGCTATATCATCTGTATCCATGCGAGCGATGATATCGTACTGACACTGTAAAACACCGTATCGAAGAGCCAAACCCAAACCTTGATTTTCTTCTAAAGGGCAACGCTTAACTGGAATCTCTGACTGCGCTTCCACTTCATCTAGCACCTGATAGAGTTCGGGCGTGAGCGGCCCGTCCTCAACAAGAACAAGCTCACTTGGTTTCAAGGTCTGGTTTTGAATACTCTTGATAGCATCTCTCAAAAATGTCGGTTTTTCCTTTACATAGACCGACATCAAGACGCTGATTTTTTGCTTTTCAGACACAGTTTTTCTCCAATTTATAGATTTCCTTCCACTATTTTATCACAAAATTTCTTAGTTTCCTATTTTTATCTCAAATCAAGGAAAATTCTAGTAAAGAAATCTGTCTCCTTTCTGTATATTTTCAGTTAAATCTTTCCAGCTTTCCTCCCCGTCTTTACTTGACATTATATAGAAAAAACCTTAAAATAAGCTGTTATTAAAATCATCTTATCGAGGTTTTCATGAAAAAACAATCACTCTTTTTTGTTCTTGGAATTGTCTTAATCGGGACTGTTTTGCGCTCTCCTTTTACTGCTTTACCAACTATTTTAGGAGACATTGCTCAGGGACTAGGAGTTGAGGTCAGTTCCCTTGGGATTTTAACCAGTCTCCCTCTCTTGATGTTTGCTCTTTTCTCGGCTTGTGCGAGTCGCTTGGCGCAAAAGATTGGACTAGAGCATCTCTTTACTTACTGTCTCCTTCTCTTAACTATTGGCTCTGTCATTCGTATCTTCAATCTTCCCCTTCTCTATCTAGGAACTCTGATTATCGGTGCGAGCATCGCCATTTTTAATGTTCTTCTCCCTAGTATGATTCAGGCAAATCAGCCTAAAAAGATCAGTCTCCTAACAACACTCTATGTCACTGCTATGGGAATTTCGACAGCTATCGCTTCTTATCTTTCTGTCCCTATCACTCAAGCTAGTTCTTGGAAGGGCTTGATCCTCGTTCTCAGCTTTCTATGTCTGGTCACTCTGCTAGTCTGGTTGCCAAATCATCGCCACAACCACCACCTAGAAAGCCAAAAAGAAAAGCAAGTCAAAGAAAATATTCTAAAAAGTAAAGATGTCTGGGCTATCATTATCTTTGGCGGGCTTCAGTCCTTGCTCTTTTATACAAGTATGACTTGGTTGCCAACTATGGCTATTAGTGCTGGTCTTTCTAATAGCGATGCGGCTCTTCTAGCTTCTATCTTCTCACTGATCAGTATTCCTTTTTCCATGACCATCCCAAGTCTAACAACTCGTTTGTCAGACGGTCACCGTCAAATCATGCTGGCAGTTATCTCTATCGCTGGTATGATAGGAATTGCCATGCTCTTGTATCCAAGCGACAACTTCCTCTACTGGCTAGTCGCTCACCTCTTGATTGGGACAGCATGTAGCGCCCTCTTTCCTTATCTCATGGTTTGCTTCTCACTTAAGACCAGCTCGCCTGAAAAGACTGCGCAACTCTCAGGCCTGGCGCAAACAGGGGGCTACATCTTGGCGGCCTTTGGTCCTACCTTGTTTGGTTATAGCTTTGACCTTTTCCAATCTTGGGTTCCAGCTGTCCTTGCCCTTCTAGCCATCGATATCATCTTGACCATCTCACTCTTTATGGTAGATCGGGCGGATAAAATCCTTTAATTTTTCTAAAATACTGCTCAGATATAAACAATGCAAAGCCAGACTCTGTCTGGTTTTTTAGGCGTTTCTATCAAGAAAAAGCACCATCCATCTGTTAGCAGAAAGGTAGTGTTTTTGATATAATAAGATGTATAGAAACTAATTGTCATGCGAAAAATAAATTAGTTTATAAGATAGCTACTATTTCAAGCGAGGTACATAGAATGGATGAACAGAAATACAATTTGAAAGAAAGTTTAGCAGAGTTAGATAGGTTCTTTGACTTATCAGCAAAGGAGATAGATCAGACTGACTATGAAGCTCTAGCAGAAAAAGCAAGAATAATTTATGAACAATATCCTGAATCAGAAGACATTGCGTTGCGGTATGCTGGGATTTTGTTCAATTTGTCAACCGAACAAACTGAGTTGAAGGAAATCGAGACCACTGCTGAAAAATTAGAGAAATTACAGCAACAATTCCAGGATTCACCTGATATAGCTTTATGTTATGCCATGATTTTGGTTAATTTATCAACCAAGCAAACTGAGTTGAAGGAAATCGAGACTACTGTCGAAAAATTAGAGAAATTACAGCAACAATTCCAGGATTCACCTGATATAGCTTTATGTTATGCCATGATTTTGGTTGATTTGTCAATCGAACAAACTGAGTTGAAGGAAATCGAGACCACTGCTGAAAAATTAGAGA
It includes:
- a CDS encoding glycosyltransferase: MSEKQKISVLMSVYVKEKPTFLRDAIKSIQNQTLKPSELVLVEDGPLTPELYQVLDEVEAQSEIPVKRCPLEENQGLGLALRYGVLQCQYDIIARMDTDDIAVPDRFEKQLQLMEKEDLDLLGGHIAEFIDNPDEIVSYRRVPTQHADIVAYQRMRSAFNHMTVMFKKDMVLKAGNYEDGLYMEDDLLWLNMIAAGAKTGNLDQILCQVRVGAGMFERRGGLRYLKLYRQARQRMLERGQISYMEYAKSIAIQVIVALCPGFVRQFIFVKLLRKNK
- a CDS encoding HAD-IA family hydrolase, with the protein product MSSISAIFFDLDGTLVDSSIGIHNSFTHTFEQLGVPTPDAKTIRGFMGPPLETSFATCLPKEQISEAVQTYRSYYKKKGIHEAQLFPRITELLQELSQNYPLYITTTKNTPTAHDMTKNLGIHHFFDGIYGSSPETLHKADVIRYALQTHQLPADQVLIIGDTKFDMIGAQETGIKKFAVTWGFGEEADLLSYHPDWIAHTIDDIISQL
- the sdaAA gene encoding L-serine ammonia-lyase, iron-sulfur-dependent, subunit alpha, coding for MFYSIKELVEQADLDFQGNVAELMIATEYELTGRERAEVLLLMEHNLEVMKASVELGLSENKSRSGLTGGDAAKLDRHLKSGKALSDFTILSAARNAIAVNEHNAKMGLVCATPTAGSAGCLPAVLTAAIQKLDLSHEEQLDFLFAAGAFGLVIANNASISGAEGGCQAEVGSASAMSAAALTLAAGGSPYQASQAIAFVIKNMLGLICDPVAGLVEVPCVKRNAMGASFAFIAADMALAGIESKIPVDEVIDAMYQVGSSLPTAFRETAEGGLAATPTGRRLQKEIFGE
- a CDS encoding CynX/NimT family MFS transporter, whose translation is MKKQSLFFVLGIVLIGTVLRSPFTALPTILGDIAQGLGVEVSSLGILTSLPLLMFALFSACASRLAQKIGLEHLFTYCLLLLTIGSVIRIFNLPLLYLGTLIIGASIAIFNVLLPSMIQANQPKKISLLTTLYVTAMGISTAIASYLSVPITQASSWKGLILVLSFLCLVTLLVWLPNHRHNHHLESQKEKQVKENILKSKDVWAIIIFGGLQSLLFYTSMTWLPTMAISAGLSNSDAALLASIFSLISIPFSMTIPSLTTRLSDGHRQIMLAVISIAGMIGIAMLLYPSDNFLYWLVAHLLIGTACSALFPYLMVCFSLKTSSPEKTAQLSGLAQTGGYILAAFGPTLFGYSFDLFQSWVPAVLALLAIDIILTISLFMVDRADKIL
- a CDS encoding nucleoside-diphosphate sugar epimerase/dehydratase; translated protein: MNKKLTDYVIDLVEILNKQQKQVFWGVFDIISMVVSIIVSYILFYGLINPAPVDYVIYTGLAFLFYQIMIGFWGLNASISRYSKITDFLKIFFGVTVSSIVSYGLCYAFLPLFSIRFIILFILLSTFLILLPRITWQLIYSKRKQGSGEGEHRRTFLIGAGDGGALFMNSYQHPTSDLELVGILDNDEKKKGQKLGGISVLGSYDNLPELAKRHQIERVIVAIPSLDPSEYERILQMCNKLGVKCYKMPKVETVVQGLHQPGSGFQKIDITDLLGRQEIRLDESRLGAELTGKTILVTGAGGSIGSEICRQVSRFNPERVILLGHGENSIYLVYHELIRTFQGIDYVPVIADIQDYDRLLQVFEQYKPAIVYHAAAHKHVPMMERNPKEAFKNNILGTYNVAKAVDAAKVPKMVMISTDKAVNPPNVMGATKRVAELIVTGFNQRSKSTYCAVRFGNVLGSRGSVIPVFERQIAEGGPVTVTDFRMTRYFMTIPEASRLVIHAGAYAKDGEVFILDMGKPVKIYDLAKKMVLLSGHTESEIPIVEVGIRPGEKLYEELLVSTELVDNQVMDKIFVGKVNVMPLEAINQKIEEFRSLSGDELKEAIISFANETTHAE